TTCGTCCATGTAAAGTGCGATCGCCATAGCTTATCTTGTTTGAAGTTTGGCTTGCAATGGCGAGATGGGAGCATTTAGTCGCATTTGTTCGGCATAGTCGAGGCGACGCTGGATGTCGGTATCAAGTTCTTGTTTGTGATCCCAGTAGTAGGCGAGGGCTGAGTAGATTTTACTGAGAGCAATATGGGGATATTGAAAATGTAATTCTTCAGGACTCCAGC
This genomic stretch from Pseudanabaena galeata CCNP1313 harbors:
- a CDS encoding DUF433 domain-containing protein; this translates as MQEVCTMLDTPTQYMHIQLQGNVPIIAGTTMKVVELITSHLTYGWSPEELHFQYPHIALSKIYSALAYYWDHKQELDTDIQRRLDYAEQMRLNAPISPLQAKLQTR